From the genome of Toxoplasma gondii ME49 chromosome XII, whole genome shotgun sequence:
TGCCCTGCCGAGATGGGGTGTGGAAGGCATTGTTCATCCGCAGACGGTTTGTCGTGCACCAGCCGCTTGGGTGGGGCTAGTCATGCACTGGACGACACCAGAAACACCAGAGGGCAGACGAAGGCAGCTTGGATGTTTGTGTGAAATGCGCATTTCGCTCGGAAGATTCAAGAGACGTACCTCCGACGACAGTCGAATGCGACGTGCAATTGCAAGGGCTTCGATTTGTTCGTTGATCCTCGGTGAATCTGAGTGGGTCTTCAATTTTGTGGCGTCGGTAGCCCGCGGCTGTAGCATGACTTGGCCGGAGGGTACGTCGCAGCTTTGTTTCGAGTGGCGGATCGCCGTATCTTGCCGAAGCTTGATTCACGCTCCAGCACATAGCGGAAGTCGGTCACAACTCGAGACGCACGCGCATCAGCAGCGGCCGGCAGTCTTGACTTGACCGTCCGATCGCCTTTCGTGTCTGCACACAGGCTGTAGGCAACGGCTGGTGGACGTGACGCGGATGCGGGAACTGTGGTGAAAGCTGTATCGTGAGATACAGGGTAGCGGGGATTCTTCTACGTCTGCCACGGCGGCGAATCCAGATGTCCCAGAGAATCGTGGATAGATGAAGCCGTGGGGATGGTGTTGGAGCCGCGTTGGTGGAGAACACGTGAGTAGCACTCGATGCTCGGCGTGCGTGTGATTGACAACATTCGATCGATGACCGGGGGATCATAACCAATGAGAGTACTCAATAGTAGCTTTCGGTACAAGAACGGGAACACGTCAAGTTGTCGTCGGCAACGCACTGGGGTGACATCCATCGATCATGCGTACCAACGCACGGCGCCGCGTTACTGGAGGGCCGAGACGGCCGCTGGTGAGGGACGAGAAGCTCATGTATTGATGTGATTCGTGAGCCTCCCTGTGTCGGTCGTGTGCCTCACATGTGACCTTCGTGTCCGGTGGCCGAGAATGAGGTGCGCAGAACAGAAGGGGACAGGTTGGCTGCTGTAGGAGTAGAAGCCTTGAGGTTGCAAGAGGGACTCGACACTCACTTCGGGTGAAGCCGATTATGGTCTGGTCAGAATCGCGGCCCACGTGAAGGTTCTGGGAGTTTGCAACAGTCCATCAGGTCTGGTTTGCTCGGGGCCTGATGTGCAGCAAGAGTTGTCAACTGTTGGTCTGCAACGCAGCGTTGTGTCCTGTATGCGGGATGTTCTGTCGATACAGTCATCCGTTGACGGAGTTTGGGTTTGGACTTGCGCTCACCGTCCAGCGTCACACTAGTCCAGGTTTGCCACGATACGATCAGTGGAGGATTTGGTTCGCTTTTTTCGTCAAGGGATGTCCGGGCTGTGGTTGTCTGGTGGGCGGAGGCGTGACTTGACAGGAGCGGCCGCAGGAACGTCCACCACGTTGGATATGGAACTATGCGTAGGTGCCCGTGTCGAATCCCGACCAAATCTGTAGTCGTGATTCGTCTCCAGTACGTCACGGTGGTCATGAGTGCGGCGGAGGAACATGGTTGAGTTGTGGGGCGTTGGGGCGTTGTGTACATAAGCAGCGGGGACGGAACCAGAAGCGACGGTGAGTCAATGGTAGCTACCTCGATAATGTGGTTTTGAAATTTTGTGTTTGTAGACCGTGTGACTTGCTGTGAAAACTTAGGTTGAGATTCGTCGAACACAATATAGTCCATATGAATTTCTTTTGGGTCACATCCACCGTGCGAGAATAATAATGTCCTTCGGTGCTAAAGTCCAGCATTTGTCGCTGTCGTTCCCGATGTGCCATGTCGTGGTATCACACGCGTTCGATAAGAGAGAATAGACCGGCGAGAAACGCTAGTAACGAAACCGTTGTTATTCCAGATGCCGTCCCGCAGCTGGTCGCCTGTGGTGCatgcctcctcttctcaccGGCAACCGAAAAGGCGTCTGTCAGGTGGCGAAGGCGAAGTACGTTGGCCGCCGCCAAGAAGCGATCTGTCTGCAGGCCGCCCTCGGAGAAATGCTGAGCGAGATCACAAATCCACTATGATCGTGGCTGAGGAGCACAGTGTCACCATGAAGGACCGCCTGTGTAGGCTGCACGCATATCGAAAATGTCTCGTTACTGTTTAACGCGGTTCAAAACAGCACCTCGCTGCGCATCGCGTCCAGAAATGGGATGTAAGGAGCGCTGAAACTGTGGGAACCGTCATGCAGTGACTGCGGGCGCGTCTGAATAGATGAGCAGCCAGACGCAGATACCGCCACAGCCTCTGCCACTGAGTAAATGCCAAATGCAGGGAGAGGGACTAGTGCGCCGCTGTCGGCCTTGGTGTGAGGCCGATTTGAGTGCCAGACGGATGCGCCCACACCTTCTCAGTGATGAACTGGAGAGGTGACCGCGGCAGTCCGAGCGTTGAGGCAGTCGTTCTGGCACGTGACGGCCGCATCTGTACAGCTTCAGCTTGTAGGAGGATCCACACTCAGCCCATGACGCCACCAGCATTCCATCAAACAAATGGCTCTCTGAAACTGGTTCTCCGCCGCTGTGCGTGTTCGGTTCAGTCAATGCGAGGAGCATGCCGCGGGACAACGCCTGTCCCACCCACAACTGTGTGCGTCGCCTGTTTTCCTGTCGGTGCTTGCCGTGCCGGCGATCTGTCCAGACAGATTTCCTGACGCGGCATCCGTGTTCCAAGAGGGACGGTACGTGTGAGGAGGTTTCGGAGACCGAAGCGCGTTTGATGCGTGGCAAGGNNNNNNNNNNNNNNNNNNNNNNNNNNNNNNNNNNNNNNNNNNNNNNNNNNNNNNNNNNNNNNNNNNNNNNNNNNNNNNNNNNNNNNNNNNNNNNNNNNNNNNNNNNNNNNNNNNNNNNNNNNNNNNNNNNNNNNNNNNNNNNNNNTCCACTATGATCGTGGCTGAGGAGCACAGTGTCACCATGAAGGACCGCCTGTGTAGACTGCACGCATATCGAAAATGTCTCGTTACTGTTTAACGCGGTTCAAAACAGCACCTCGCTGCGCATCGCGTCCAGAAATGGGATGTAAGGAGCGCTGAAACTGTGGGAACCGTCATGCAGTGACTGCGGGCGCGTCTGAATAGATGAGCAGCCAGACGCAGATACCGCCACAGCCTCTGCCACTGAGTAAATGCCAAATGCAGGGAGAGGGACTAGTGCGCCGCTGTCGGCCTTGGTGTGAGGCCGATTTGAGTGCCAGACGGATGCGCCCACACCTTCTCAGTGATGAACTGGAGAGGTGACCGCGGCAGTCCGAGCGTTGAGGCAGTCGTTCTGGCACGTGACGGCCGCATCTGTACAGCTTCAGCTTGTAGGAGGATCCACACTCAGCCCATGACGCCACCAGCATTCCATCAAACAAATGGCTCTCTGAAACTGGTTCTCCGCCGCTGTGCGTGTTCGGTTCAGTCAATGCGAGGAGCATGCCGCGGGACAACGCCTGTCCCACCCACAACTGTGTGCGTCGCCTGTTTTCCTGTCGGTGCTTGCCTTGCCGGCGATCTGTCCAGACAGATTTCCTGACGCGGCATCCGTGTTCCAAGAGGGACGGTACGTGTGAGGAGGTTTCGGAGACCGAAGCGCGTTTGATGCGTGGCAAGGGCATGTCTTGTGGGTGATTCCATTTGAGTTAAAATGCTACTGGTGGTACCTGAAGCTGAGCGCACTGAGACTGACACAATCATCCCGGCTCCAGACGCTTCCCGACTGCGTCGCCTGACACCACTTGGTGACGTCATAGTGTTGCTTGCATCCGCGCACAGGCGGTAGGTGGCGGATGGCAGACGTGGCACGCTGGTGACCATAGTGGTGACGGATGGTATTAAAAGAGAATTTGCGCGTGAAGCAGGTACACCAGGGGGAGGATCCCATGGATATTGGTTACCAGCCGGGGAATGTTTGGTCCGTCGGCTCGGAGGTGGATGTGAGCTGTTGTGTATTTGTGGAACGAGCGGTGAAGCCTGCCGAAATTAGCGGAACCGTCAGAGAATGCCGCCACGCGCCTGCGGGAAACAGTTGCAACGCCGATTGTTTGTCGTCACCGACTGTGCACGTCCTTATTTTCCTCACAACGACCACCGAGGGAGGTGTTTGCCAGATGGCGAAGGCGAAGTACGTTGGCCGCCGCCAAGAAGCGATCTGTCTGCAGGCCGCCCTCGGAGAAATGCTGAGCGAGATCACAAATCCGCTATGATCGTGGCTGAGGAGCACAGTGTCACCATGAAGGACCGCCTGTGTAGACTGCACGCATATCGAAAATGTCTCGTTACTGTTTAACGCGGTTCAAAACAGCACCTCGCTGCGCATCGCGTCCAGAAATGGGATGTAAGGAGCGCTGAAACTGTGGGAACCGTCATGCAGTGACTGCGGGCGCGTCTGAATAGATGAGCAGCCAGACGCAGATACCGCCACAGCCTCTGCCACTGAGTAAATGCCAAATGCAGGGAGAGGGACTAGTGCGCCGCTGTCGGCCTTGGTGTGAGGCCGATTTGAGTGCCAGACGGATGCGCCCACACCTTCTCAGTGATGAACTGGAGAGGTGACCGCGGCAGTCCGAGCGTTGAGGCAGTCGTTCTGGCACGTGACGGCCGCATCTGTACAGCTTCAGCTTGTAGGAGGATCCACACTCAGCCCATGACGCCACCAGCATTCCATCAAACAAATGGCTCTCTGAAACTGGTTCTCCGCCGCTGTGCGTGTTCGGTTCAGTCAATGCGAGGAGCATGCCGCGGGACAACGCCTGTCCCACCCACAACTGTGTGCGTCGCCTGTTTTCCTGTCGGTGCTTGCC
Proteins encoded in this window:
- a CDS encoding hypothetical protein (encoded by transcript TGME49_200110), yielding MVLKENLRVKQVHQGEDPMDIGYQPGNVWSVGSEVDVSCCVFVERAVKPAEISGTVRECRHAPAGNSCNADCLSSPTVHVLIFLTTTTEGGVCQMAKAKYVGRRQEAICLQAALGEMLSEITNPL